From one Variovorax sp. PBL-H6 genomic stretch:
- a CDS encoding DNA topoisomerase III, whose amino-acid sequence MKTLVIAEKPSVAQDIVRALTPVAGKFDKHEEHFENEHYVVTSAVGHLVEIQAPEEFDVKRGKWSFANLPVIPPRFDLKPVDKTKTRLNAVVKQAKRKDVTQLINACDAGREGELIFRLIEQYAGGKAPLGKPVRRLWLQSMTPQAIRDGFEQLRTEQQMQGLADAARSRSEADWLVGINGTRAMTAFNSRDGGFFLTTVGRVQTPTLSVVVEREEKIRKFVSRDYWEVHGAFLAEAGTYPGKWFDPTWKKPPPGPDGLADPEQRADRVWSEREASEIADAARGKPATVTEESKPTTTASPLLFDLTSLQREANSRFGYSAKTTLALAQSLYERHKALTYPRTDSRALPEDYLPVVKQTMGMLANSGMKHLAPFARQALDDNYVKPSKRIFDNAKVSDHFAIIPTLQAPSGLSDAEQKLYDFVVRRFLSVFFPSAEYQVTTRISTVEQGGKKYPFRTDGKVLVKPGWLAIYGKEAQDDEKEDDKDGKRLVPVKPGEIVRVDSAELKALRTRPPARYSEATLLGAMEGAGKTIDDDELREAMQEKGLGTPATRAAIIEGLLAEKYILREGRELIPTAKAFQLMTLLRGLGVEELSKAELTGEWEYKLAQMEHGKLSRAEFMREIARMTEHIVKKAKEYDRDTVPGDYATLSTPCPNCGGVVKENYRRYACTGKPGQEGCGFSFGKSPAGRTFEVAEAEQLLRDKHIGPLEGFRSKAGWPFTSEIILKYDEEAKNWKLEFDFGDDKNGETGEIVDFSDQQPLGPCPKCGARVFENASNYVCEKSVPTEAQPTPSCDFKTGKIILQQPIERAQIEKLLATGKTDLLDKFVSMRTRRPFKAFLAWNAEEGKVSFEFEPRDSKFPARKSFGKAPPAAAKKAASPAKAKAPAAKKAAAPKAPRKPAAGLKPSGALAAVIGAEPVARTEVIKKLWDYIKAHGLQDAANKRAINADDKLRPVFGKDQVTMFEIAGIVGKHLS is encoded by the coding sequence ATGAAGACTTTGGTAATTGCAGAGAAGCCGTCGGTGGCGCAGGACATCGTGCGCGCGCTCACGCCGGTGGCCGGCAAGTTCGACAAGCACGAGGAACATTTCGAGAACGAGCACTACGTGGTGACCAGTGCCGTCGGTCACCTGGTCGAGATCCAGGCGCCGGAGGAGTTCGACGTCAAGCGCGGGAAGTGGAGCTTCGCCAACCTGCCGGTGATCCCGCCGCGCTTCGACCTCAAGCCCGTGGACAAGACCAAGACCCGGCTCAACGCGGTGGTGAAGCAGGCCAAGCGCAAGGACGTAACCCAGCTCATCAATGCCTGCGATGCGGGCCGCGAGGGCGAGCTGATCTTCCGCCTCATCGAGCAGTACGCGGGCGGCAAGGCGCCGCTGGGCAAGCCGGTCAGGCGTCTGTGGCTGCAGTCGATGACGCCGCAGGCGATCCGCGACGGCTTCGAGCAGTTGCGCACCGAGCAGCAGATGCAGGGCCTGGCCGATGCTGCGCGCTCGCGCTCCGAGGCCGACTGGCTGGTCGGCATCAACGGTACCCGGGCCATGACCGCGTTCAACTCGCGCGACGGCGGCTTCTTCCTCACCACGGTGGGACGGGTGCAGACGCCTACGCTGTCGGTGGTGGTCGAGCGCGAGGAGAAGATCCGCAAGTTCGTGAGCCGCGACTACTGGGAAGTGCATGGCGCCTTCCTGGCCGAGGCGGGCACCTACCCCGGAAAGTGGTTCGACCCGACCTGGAAGAAGCCGCCGCCCGGCCCCGACGGGCTGGCCGATCCCGAGCAGCGCGCAGATCGCGTCTGGAGCGAACGGGAAGCCAGCGAGATCGCCGACGCCGCACGCGGCAAGCCGGCCACCGTCACCGAGGAAAGCAAGCCCACCACCACCGCTTCGCCCCTGCTGTTCGACCTGACCTCGCTGCAGCGCGAGGCCAACAGCCGCTTTGGCTACAGCGCCAAGACGACGCTGGCGCTGGCGCAAAGCCTCTACGAGCGCCACAAGGCGCTGACTTACCCGCGGACCGACTCGCGCGCGCTTCCTGAGGACTACCTGCCGGTGGTGAAGCAGACCATGGGCATGCTCGCCAACAGCGGCATGAAGCACCTGGCGCCCTTCGCCAGGCAAGCGCTGGACGACAACTACGTGAAGCCTTCGAAGCGCATCTTCGACAACGCCAAGGTCAGCGATCACTTTGCGATCATCCCCACGCTGCAGGCGCCCAGCGGCCTGTCCGATGCCGAGCAGAAGCTCTACGACTTCGTGGTACGGCGCTTCCTGTCGGTGTTCTTCCCGAGCGCCGAGTACCAGGTGACCACGCGCATCAGCACGGTGGAGCAGGGCGGCAAGAAGTACCCGTTCCGTACCGACGGGAAGGTGCTGGTGAAGCCGGGCTGGCTCGCGATCTATGGCAAGGAAGCCCAGGATGACGAGAAGGAAGACGACAAGGACGGCAAGCGCCTTGTGCCGGTCAAGCCCGGCGAGATCGTGCGGGTCGATTCGGCGGAGCTCAAGGCCCTCAGGACCCGCCCGCCGGCGCGCTACTCCGAAGCCACGCTGCTCGGTGCGATGGAAGGCGCGGGCAAGACCATCGACGACGACGAGCTGCGCGAAGCCATGCAGGAAAAAGGCCTGGGCACGCCGGCCACGCGCGCTGCCATCATCGAAGGGCTTCTGGCCGAGAAGTACATCCTGCGAGAAGGTCGAGAGCTGATCCCGACGGCCAAGGCCTTCCAGCTCATGACGCTCCTTCGCGGGCTTGGCGTCGAGGAGCTGTCCAAGGCCGAGCTCACCGGCGAGTGGGAATACAAGCTCGCGCAGATGGAGCACGGCAAGCTCAGCCGCGCCGAGTTCATGCGCGAGATCGCCCGAATGACGGAGCACATCGTCAAGAAGGCCAAGGAATACGACCGCGACACCGTTCCGGGAGACTACGCGACCCTGTCCACGCCGTGCCCGAACTGCGGCGGCGTGGTGAAGGAGAACTACCGCCGCTATGCCTGCACCGGCAAGCCGGGGCAGGAGGGGTGCGGCTTCTCCTTTGGCAAGTCCCCGGCCGGCCGCACCTTCGAGGTCGCGGAGGCCGAGCAGCTGCTGCGCGACAAGCACATCGGCCCGCTGGAAGGCTTCCGCTCCAAGGCCGGCTGGCCCTTTACTTCCGAGATCATCCTCAAGTACGACGAGGAAGCGAAGAACTGGAAGCTCGAGTTCGATTTCGGCGACGACAAGAACGGCGAGACCGGTGAGATCGTCGATTTCAGCGACCAGCAGCCGCTGGGGCCTTGCCCGAAGTGCGGTGCGCGCGTGTTCGAAAACGCCAGCAACTACGTCTGCGAGAAGTCGGTGCCCACCGAGGCCCAGCCGACGCCGAGCTGCGACTTCAAGACTGGCAAGATCATCTTGCAGCAGCCGATCGAGCGCGCACAGATCGAGAAGCTGCTGGCCACCGGCAAGACCGACCTGCTGGACAAGTTCGTGTCGATGCGCACGCGCCGGCCCTTCAAGGCCTTCCTGGCCTGGAATGCCGAGGAGGGCAAGGTGAGCTTCGAGTTCGAGCCGCGCGACAGCAAGTTCCCGGCGCGCAAGAGCTTTGGCAAGGCACCGCCGGCAGCCGCGAAGAAGGCTGCTTCACCGGCCAAGGCGAAGGCGCCCGCGGCGAAGAAGGCCGCCGCACCGAAGGCGCCGCGCAAACCGGCGGCGGGCCTCAAGCCGAGCGGTGCCCTGGCCGCGGTGATCGGCGCGGAACCCGTTGCGCGCACCGAGGTCATCAAGAAGCTGTGGGACTACATCAAGGCCCATGGCCTGCAGGACGCGGCCAACAAGCGGGCGATCAACGCCGACGACAAGCTCAGGCCGGTGTTCGGCAAGGACCAGGTCACCATGTTCGAGATCGCAGGGATCGTGGGCAAGCACCTGAGCTGA
- a CDS encoding SET domain-containing protein, whose translation MASKSPTTGGRRIQTRRSGVHGNGVFAVQDIAEGETLIEYKGELISWKEALRRHPHDPSQPNHTFYFHIDDERVIDGGVKGNAARWINHSCEPNCEADEHEGRIFIKALRNIAAGEELSYDYGLIIDEPMTKKLKSEFPCWCGSDQCRGTLLATQEDGKKDKNKKKKKKDKKAKKAGKKDIKH comes from the coding sequence ATGGCTTCCAAATCCCCCACAACCGGCGGGCGCCGCATCCAGACGCGACGCTCCGGCGTTCACGGCAACGGCGTATTCGCCGTGCAGGACATCGCGGAAGGCGAGACGCTGATCGAGTACAAGGGCGAGCTGATCTCCTGGAAGGAGGCGCTCCGACGCCATCCACATGATCCGTCCCAGCCCAATCACACCTTCTACTTCCACATCGATGACGAGCGCGTGATCGACGGCGGCGTGAAGGGCAATGCGGCGCGCTGGATCAATCACTCCTGCGAGCCCAATTGCGAGGCCGACGAGCACGAGGGACGGATCTTCATCAAGGCGCTGCGCAACATCGCGGCCGGCGAGGAGCTCAGCTACGACTACGGGCTGATCATCGACGAGCCGATGACCAAGAAGCTCAAGTCCGAGTTCCCCTGTTGGTGTGGTTCCGACCAGTGCCGCGGCACCCTGCTCGCGACCCAGGAGGATGGGAAGAAAGATAAGAACAAAAAGAAGAAAAAAAAGGACAAGAAGGCCAAGAAGGCCGGAAAGAAGGACATCAAGCACTGA
- a CDS encoding biotin--[acetyl-CoA-carboxylase] ligase gives MAAPWFEEEIATAVSPLLPGLTVEVVDEIDSTSTELMRRAREGRAQPVLLIARRQTAGRGRMGRPWQSAQDAREPASLTFSLGLPLLPRDWSGLSLAVGVSVAESLDPSNQARVALKWPNDLWVEDRKLGGILIETALPQDGTAERYLVIGVGINIGAREAAGMSVAPAWISQWRPQATAPQLLREIVPPLVAHVLLFGERGFVPFAERFAARDALRGREVQLSDGSAGQCAGVGWGGELLVQTPSGMKTITSAEVSVRPAPPND, from the coding sequence ATGGCTGCCCCCTGGTTCGAAGAGGAAATCGCCACCGCCGTGTCCCCCCTTTTGCCGGGGCTCACGGTCGAGGTCGTCGACGAGATCGACTCGACGAGCACCGAGCTGATGCGGCGCGCCCGTGAAGGCCGTGCGCAACCGGTGCTGCTGATCGCCCGGAGGCAGACCGCCGGCCGCGGCCGCATGGGCCGGCCCTGGCAAAGCGCGCAGGATGCGCGCGAGCCCGCCTCGCTCACCTTCTCGCTGGGCCTGCCGCTGCTGCCGCGCGACTGGTCGGGGCTTTCGCTCGCAGTTGGCGTCAGCGTGGCGGAGAGCCTGGACCCATCGAACCAGGCGCGCGTCGCGCTCAAGTGGCCCAACGACTTGTGGGTCGAGGACCGCAAGCTCGGCGGCATCCTGATCGAGACGGCTTTGCCTCAGGACGGCACGGCCGAGCGTTACCTGGTGATCGGCGTCGGCATCAACATCGGCGCACGCGAGGCAGCGGGCATGAGCGTTGCGCCCGCCTGGATTTCGCAATGGCGCCCACAGGCGACCGCCCCCCAACTGCTGCGCGAGATCGTGCCGCCGCTCGTGGCGCACGTGCTTCTGTTCGGCGAGCGGGGCTTCGTGCCCTTCGCCGAGCGCTTCGCCGCGCGGGACGCCTTGCGCGGGCGCGAGGTGCAGCTCAGCGATGGCAGCGCCGGCCAGTGCGCGGGCGTCGGCTGGGGCGGCGAGCTGCTGGTGCAGACGCCCTCGGGCATGAAGACCATCACCAGTGCCGAGGTCAGCGTGCGGCCGGCACCACCGAACGATTGA
- a CDS encoding sporulation protein, which yields MRLRALVVLLLMANLLYFAWARGGLAMFGIVPARLSQSEPERLAQQIRPQLLQIRKEESPAPASSRP from the coding sequence ATGCGGCTGCGCGCGCTCGTGGTCCTCCTGCTCATGGCGAACCTGCTTTATTTCGCCTGGGCGCGCGGCGGTCTCGCCATGTTCGGCATCGTGCCCGCGCGCCTCAGCCAGAGCGAGCCGGAGCGTCTGGCCCAGCAAATCCGGCCGCAGCTGCTGCAGATTCGCAAGGAAGAGAGCCCCGCCCCCGCGAGTTCAAGGCCCTAG
- a CDS encoding winged helix-turn-helix domain-containing protein, translating into MDFKAKGFEVRPAERRLLAFGQPVPLGGRAFDLLLALIELRDRVVAKDELLARVWPGTVVEENNLTVQISSLRKVLGPDAIATVAGRGYRFTLPLLDDDAPASPAEPSSSGERPVIAVLAFDNLSNEPEMQFFSDGVSEEIIQRLARGTQLRVISRTTSFQFRGERKAEAAQRLHCAYVLDGSIRRAAGQVRISAHLMEAASGTTLWSDHYDRALEGIFDVQDDIAESIARALDQGFFGVATRAVDPAVYDLYLRSSPKAYAPDELRTSVGVLEVVTQRAPHFVEAWGRLAYVRSFLHMYLPFAERAASAGHAVREASHALALDPQNNDALLARCFVMPPFGRFIQAEGFLERLRQAPGSGDGRRYISWLLRLTGRLRASLDEAERIYRLDMLDPMSANLVALARMATGQVAEAVPVYEDLVARIPEMSFPISSLLRAHAFLQDWAAVDRLLALAATRPLREFQDTIPFVRAKRDPTPEHIGAWRSEFEAHVMITGGVDVARLVYAAHLGLVDEAFRAAEGARLGPVGTSADIMGPDGYRTALLFQASMPELRNDRRFPGLCARLGLVEFWLASGQWPDCADEVPYDFRQACERAKGVPRESFGF; encoded by the coding sequence TTGGACTTCAAGGCGAAGGGGTTCGAAGTGCGGCCGGCCGAGCGCCGCCTGCTGGCCTTTGGCCAGCCGGTTCCGCTCGGTGGGCGCGCGTTCGACCTGCTGCTGGCGCTGATCGAGCTGCGCGACCGCGTGGTCGCCAAGGACGAGCTGCTGGCTCGGGTCTGGCCTGGCACGGTCGTCGAAGAGAACAACCTCACCGTGCAGATTTCGTCGCTGCGCAAGGTTCTCGGGCCCGACGCCATCGCCACCGTGGCGGGGCGCGGCTACCGGTTCACGTTGCCCCTGCTCGACGACGACGCTCCCGCCTCGCCGGCCGAGCCGTCGTCTTCGGGCGAGCGCCCCGTGATCGCCGTGCTCGCCTTCGACAACCTGTCGAACGAGCCCGAGATGCAGTTCTTCTCCGATGGCGTCAGCGAAGAGATCATTCAGCGCCTCGCGCGCGGCACCCAGCTGCGGGTGATCAGCCGCACCACGAGCTTCCAGTTCCGTGGCGAACGAAAGGCCGAGGCGGCGCAACGGCTTCATTGCGCCTACGTACTCGACGGCTCGATCCGCCGTGCGGCCGGCCAGGTACGCATCAGCGCCCATCTGATGGAGGCCGCGTCCGGCACGACGCTGTGGTCCGACCACTATGACCGTGCGCTGGAAGGCATATTCGACGTCCAGGACGACATCGCCGAAAGCATCGCGCGCGCGCTCGACCAGGGCTTTTTCGGTGTTGCGACGCGCGCAGTCGATCCTGCGGTCTACGACCTCTACCTGCGATCCAGCCCCAAAGCCTATGCCCCTGACGAGCTGCGCACCAGCGTCGGCGTGCTCGAGGTGGTGACGCAGCGCGCACCTCATTTCGTGGAGGCCTGGGGGAGGCTCGCCTACGTGCGCAGCTTCCTGCACATGTACCTGCCATTTGCCGAGCGAGCAGCCAGCGCCGGGCACGCGGTTCGCGAGGCCTCGCATGCGCTGGCGCTCGATCCGCAGAACAACGATGCCCTCCTCGCGCGATGTTTCGTGATGCCGCCTTTCGGCCGGTTCATCCAGGCGGAGGGCTTCCTCGAACGGCTGCGCCAGGCGCCCGGCTCGGGCGACGGCCGGCGCTACATCAGCTGGCTGCTGCGCCTGACCGGCCGCCTGCGTGCCAGCCTCGACGAGGCCGAACGCATCTACCGCCTGGACATGCTCGATCCGATGTCGGCCAACCTGGTGGCGCTGGCGCGCATGGCCACGGGGCAGGTCGCCGAGGCGGTGCCCGTGTACGAAGACCTTGTGGCGCGCATCCCCGAAATGAGCTTTCCGATCTCGAGTTTGCTGCGGGCCCATGCCTTCCTGCAGGATTGGGCGGCGGTCGATCGCCTGCTCGCGCTCGCGGCCACGCGCCCGCTGCGCGAGTTCCAGGACACCATCCCTTTTGTCCGCGCCAAGCGCGACCCGACACCTGAGCACATCGGCGCCTGGCGCAGCGAATTCGAGGCGCACGTGATGATCACCGGCGGTGTGGACGTGGCGCGCCTGGTCTACGCCGCGCACCTGGGCCTGGTCGACGAGGCGTTCCGTGCTGCCGAGGGCGCGCGCCTGGGCCCTGTGGGCACCAGCGCCGACATCATGGGCCCTGACGGCTACCGTACCGCGCTGCTGTTCCAGGCCAGCATGCCCGAGCTGCGCAACGACCGACGCTTCCCGGGGCTGTGCGCGCGACTGGGATTGGTGGAGTTCTGGCTCGCCAGCGGCCAGTGGCCCGATTGCGCAGACGAGGTGCCCTACGATTTTCGGCAGGCGTGTGAGCGGGCGAAGGGAGTGCCTCGGGAGAGCTTCGGGTTCTGA
- a CDS encoding substrate-binding protein has protein sequence MSQASIKIGLVTDQTGPLSFLGIANANLARLVVDEINAGGGLLGRPIELITEDSATDDQVAAVKAAKLVQRDRVDVIFGGIYSSTRQAIKGPAVVQGKKLYIYPEQYEGEESDPLIFCTGPVPAQQVDSLIPWLMKHTDARSFYLPSADYIWPHVMNKRVRAAVAAHGGSIVGEEYFPVDQEDYRSTVDKIMSSGAQVVFNTTVPPGVAPFLQQLYEAGFTKRAGRIVCPYFEENLASLLPAEHVEGLYSCLDYYQAVSDPFSTALLRRYDERFPGSAKFTAGSASTGLYRGLKLWEAAVQEAGTLDQAAVIRALDHARIAEGPGGGAEMVPGQHHLRLTMYVGQVRSGQMKVIENLGVIDPNERVQGAQ, from the coding sequence GTGAGCCAAGCATCCATCAAGATCGGCCTCGTCACCGACCAGACCGGCCCGCTGTCCTTCCTCGGCATTGCCAACGCCAACCTCGCTCGGCTGGTGGTCGACGAAATCAACGCCGGCGGCGGTCTGCTCGGGCGACCGATCGAGCTGATCACGGAAGACAGCGCCACCGACGACCAGGTGGCCGCCGTCAAGGCCGCCAAGCTGGTCCAGCGCGATCGGGTCGATGTGATCTTCGGCGGCATCTACAGCTCCACCCGCCAGGCGATCAAGGGCCCGGCCGTCGTGCAGGGCAAGAAGCTCTACATCTACCCGGAGCAGTACGAGGGCGAGGAGAGTGACCCGCTCATCTTCTGCACCGGCCCGGTGCCGGCGCAACAGGTCGATTCGCTGATCCCCTGGTTGATGAAACACACCGATGCTCGCAGCTTCTATCTCCCCTCGGCGGACTACATCTGGCCGCACGTGATGAACAAGCGAGTGCGTGCCGCGGTCGCCGCGCACGGCGGCTCGATCGTCGGCGAAGAGTACTTCCCTGTCGATCAGGAGGACTACCGCAGCACGGTCGACAAGATCATGTCCAGCGGCGCGCAGGTGGTCTTCAACACCACGGTGCCGCCCGGCGTGGCGCCGTTCCTGCAGCAGCTGTACGAGGCCGGCTTCACGAAGCGCGCTGGTCGGATCGTGTGCCCGTACTTCGAGGAGAACCTTGCGAGCCTGCTGCCGGCCGAGCATGTCGAGGGACTCTACAGCTGCCTCGACTACTACCAGGCCGTGAGCGACCCGTTCAGCACGGCGCTGCTGCGCCGCTACGACGAGCGGTTTCCGGGCAGCGCAAAGTTCACAGCGGGCAGCGCCAGCACGGGCCTGTATCGCGGGCTGAAGCTCTGGGAGGCGGCCGTGCAAGAGGCCGGCACGCTGGACCAGGCGGCAGTGATCCGCGCGCTCGACCACGCGCGCATCGCAGAAGGACCGGGCGGGGGCGCCGAAATGGTGCCCGGCCAGCATCACCTGCGGCTTACGATGTACGTCGGCCAGGTGCGGTCGGGGCAGATGAAGGTCATCGAGAACCTCGGCGTGATAGATCCCAACGAGCGCGTGCAGGGCGCGCAATGA
- a CDS encoding glutathione S-transferase family protein, with product MKLYYHPASTASRPVLLFAAETGIDLDLKLVDIFKGEHLQPAYRALNPNALVPMLEDGEFRLTESSAILKYLADKIDSPLYPKGLQQRARVNERMDWFNTQLSRDYCFGLVFAQLLPHHKRRSDEAQAGTVQWGQERSKVWLQVLNDHILGPGHNYVCGDAISIADHFGAGLLTLGEVIGCDFTDYPYVQGWLARIKALKSWKSVNATLDGVAAAHKGESFVTV from the coding sequence ATGAAGCTCTACTACCACCCCGCTTCCACCGCGAGCCGGCCCGTGCTGCTCTTTGCTGCGGAGACCGGTATCGATCTCGACCTGAAGCTGGTCGACATCTTCAAGGGCGAGCACCTGCAGCCCGCGTATCGTGCGCTCAACCCGAATGCGCTGGTGCCGATGCTCGAGGACGGTGAGTTCCGCCTCACCGAGAGCTCGGCGATCCTGAAATACCTGGCCGACAAGATCGACTCGCCGCTGTATCCCAAGGGCCTGCAGCAGCGGGCCCGCGTCAACGAACGCATGGACTGGTTCAACACCCAACTGAGCCGCGACTACTGCTTCGGCCTGGTGTTCGCGCAGCTGCTGCCGCACCACAAGCGGCGCAGCGACGAGGCGCAGGCCGGCACGGTGCAGTGGGGCCAGGAGCGCTCGAAGGTGTGGCTGCAAGTCCTCAACGACCACATCCTCGGCCCCGGGCACAACTACGTGTGCGGCGATGCGATCAGCATCGCGGACCATTTCGGCGCCGGACTGCTCACCTTGGGCGAGGTGATCGGTTGCGATTTCACGGACTATCCGTACGTGCAGGGCTGGCTGGCGCGCATCAAGGCGCTGAAGAGCTGGAAGTCGGTGAACGCCACGCTCGACGGGGTCGCCGCCGCGCACAAGGGCGAGTCGTTCGTGACTGTGTGA
- a CDS encoding adenylate/guanylate cyclase domain-containing protein, whose amino-acid sequence MPTLAPGPSSPAIRALLLCDLVASTHLIERLGDAAAAELMARHDRIARDLLVAHGGREIDKSDGFLLLFERPVEAVRFALAYQMQLLELGAEWKTALASRVGIHLGEVVLRENAAADIARGAKPLEVEGLAKAIAARVMSLADQGRILMTRTAYDFARRGAVGHADEAALRWAVHGPYRMAGVDDPVEVCEVAAPGPDALTPPETAEKAQRVAQATKSSPSAGPLLAVLAFDNMSNDPEMQFFSDGVSEEIIQRVSRGSQLKVIGRTSSFQFRGDRKAEAANALHCTHVLDGSIRRAAARVRISAHLMEAASQTTLWSERFDRGLEDIFAVQDEISENIARALDQAFASPPAPTLEPAVYDLYLRSRPKGYAPDELRTHVGVLELVTARAPQFAAAWGRLAYLRAFLRFYQPFAERAAIAAQVSREAERALSLDAQNLDALAAQYFVIAPFGHFVEADAALVRLRRAPGSGDGQRYTGWALRHFGWMREALAATEQAYRLDRLDPMSANLLALARMAAGDIAEAIPMFEELVERMPTMSFPVASLMRAHAFQHDWAAVDRLLALAEQRQLREFQDGLPFIRAKRDPSPAHIGAWREELGAHVRRTGRVDVSRLVYAAHLGLVNEAYDAADAARLGPAGRADDIMGPDGYRTALLFQASMPELRNDRRFAPLCARLGLVEFWLTSGKWPDCASEVPYDFQRACEQARAVPKEDFGF is encoded by the coding sequence ATGCCCACTCTCGCACCCGGCCCATCCTCCCCAGCGATTCGCGCGCTGCTGCTGTGCGACCTCGTGGCCAGCACCCACCTGATCGAGCGCCTGGGCGACGCCGCTGCGGCCGAGTTGATGGCGCGCCACGACCGCATCGCGCGTGATCTTCTCGTTGCCCATGGCGGGCGCGAGATCGACAAGAGCGACGGTTTCCTCCTGCTGTTCGAGCGGCCGGTCGAGGCGGTGCGCTTCGCGCTTGCCTACCAGATGCAACTGCTCGAACTCGGCGCCGAATGGAAGACTGCCCTCGCCTCGCGCGTGGGCATTCATCTCGGCGAGGTGGTGCTGCGCGAGAACGCGGCCGCCGACATCGCGAGAGGCGCCAAGCCCCTGGAAGTCGAGGGCCTGGCCAAGGCCATCGCCGCGCGCGTGATGTCGCTTGCCGACCAGGGGCGCATCCTCATGACGCGCACAGCCTACGACTTCGCGCGCCGGGGTGCGGTGGGCCATGCCGACGAGGCCGCGCTGCGCTGGGCCGTGCATGGGCCCTACCGGATGGCCGGTGTCGACGACCCGGTGGAGGTCTGCGAAGTGGCGGCCCCTGGCCCTGACGCGCTGACGCCGCCTGAAACCGCGGAGAAGGCGCAGCGGGTCGCCCAGGCCACCAAATCGTCGCCGTCCGCCGGGCCGCTGCTCGCCGTGCTCGCGTTCGACAACATGTCCAACGACCCCGAGATGCAGTTCTTCTCCGACGGCGTTAGCGAGGAGATCATTCAGCGCGTATCGCGTGGCAGCCAGCTCAAGGTGATCGGCCGCACGTCGAGCTTCCAGTTCCGCGGCGATCGCAAGGCCGAGGCGGCGAACGCCTTGCATTGCACCCACGTGCTCGACGGCTCGATCCGCCGCGCAGCGGCGCGTGTACGGATCAGCGCGCACCTGATGGAGGCCGCATCACAGACCACGCTATGGTCGGAACGCTTCGACCGCGGGCTGGAAGACATCTTCGCCGTGCAGGACGAGATCTCCGAGAACATCGCCCGCGCACTCGATCAGGCGTTCGCCAGCCCGCCGGCACCGACGCTGGAGCCGGCCGTGTATGACCTCTATCTCCGATCGAGGCCCAAGGGCTACGCGCCGGACGAACTTCGCACGCACGTCGGCGTGCTGGAACTGGTGACTGCGCGTGCGCCGCAGTTCGCTGCGGCATGGGGGAGGCTGGCCTACCTGCGCGCCTTCCTGCGCTTCTACCAACCATTTGCCGAACGCGCAGCCATCGCGGCACAGGTGAGCCGCGAAGCCGAGCGCGCGCTGTCGCTCGATGCACAGAACCTCGACGCCCTGGCCGCGCAGTACTTCGTGATCGCGCCGTTCGGGCACTTCGTCGAGGCCGATGCCGCACTCGTGCGTTTGCGCCGCGCGCCTGGCAGCGGCGACGGGCAGCGCTACACCGGCTGGGCCCTGCGCCACTTCGGCTGGATGCGTGAGGCGCTGGCGGCCACCGAACAGGCCTACCGGCTCGATAGGCTGGATCCGATGTCCGCCAACCTCCTCGCCCTCGCTCGCATGGCGGCCGGCGATATCGCCGAAGCGATTCCGATGTTCGAGGAACTGGTGGAGCGCATGCCCACGATGAGCTTCCCGGTGGCCAGCTTGATGCGAGCCCATGCCTTCCAGCACGACTGGGCCGCGGTGGACCGGCTGCTCGCGCTGGCCGAGCAGCGCCAGCTGCGCGAGTTCCAGGATGGGCTGCCGTTCATCCGTGCCAAGCGCGACCCCTCGCCCGCGCACATCGGTGCGTGGCGCGAAGAGCTCGGGGCGCATGTTCGCCGGACGGGCCGGGTCGACGTGTCACGCCTCGTGTACGCGGCCCACCTGGGCCTGGTGAACGAGGCTTATGACGCCGCCGACGCCGCACGCCTCGGGCCGGCCGGCCGTGCCGACGACATCATGGGGCCGGACGGCTACCGCACGGCGCTGCTGTTCCAGGCCAGCATGCCCGAACTGCGCAATGACCGGCGGTTCGCGCCCTTGTGCGCGCGGCTCGGACTCGTCGAGTTCTGGCTGACGAGCGGCAAGTGGCCCGACTGCGCGAGCGAAGTGCCCTACGACTTCCAGCGCGCGTGCGAACAGGCACGGGCCGTGCCGAAAGAAGACTTCGGCTTCTGA